In Sphingomonas profundi, the sequence CGAGGCGCTGGCCGGCTGAGGCGTCCGGCCCGCGGGCCTGATCCTCTCGCCCGACATTTGTCGGCCATGCGGCGCAGGGTCGCCGCCCGCGTGGCCTGACCGCGCGCCATTTCCGCGACCGGCGGGCTCACCTTATTATTGGTTTACAGCCGGCGCGCGATGTGACGAAGTCGCCGCGCCAAGCGCCTGCTATCTTGACAGTCCGTCCGCGTTCGTAGGAATGACTGATGGATCATAATTCGAGAAAGCACGGCGCCGCAACGACGTGAGAGGACCGAAGATGGCGAGTGCCGGTGCATGAGTGAGACCTTCCATCGCGCGATCGCGCTGGCCGACCTGCCGGCGGGCAAGCCCGCCGCCGTGGAGCTGAACGGCTGGCCCGTGCTGGTCGCGATCCTGCCGGAGGGGCCGCGCGCGGTGATCAACCGCTGCTCGCACGCCGCCTCCGATCTCGCGTCCGGCCGCATCCGGCGCGGCGCGATCGTCTGCCCGCTGCACGGCGCCATGTTCAAGCTGGATACCGGCCAGTGCATCGCCGCGCCCTACCAGCCGCTCAAGACCTTTGCCGTGCGCACGGCGGACGACTGGATCGAGGTGGAGGTGCCGGACGAGGCGCCGCCGGCCAACATGCTACCGGTGAAGCCGCTGAAGACCTGAGGCCGGCGGCGGACATCACGCCGGCCCCGAGAAGGAGAGGGATGATGAACGCACCGCTGCAGGCGATCGACGGCCGCTGCCCAGGGCCGAGCTATCAGGACATCATGCGTCACGGCGGCGGCGCCGTCTCGGACGTGCTGGCGCGCACGTCCAACCCGCCGCAGGCGAGCGCGGACATCCCGTTCGAGCGCTATACCAGCCAGGCCTTCTTCGATCTCGAGATGCGCAAGATGTGGCGCAAGGTGTGGCAGTTCGCCTGCCGGCTGGAGCAGCTGCCCGAGACGGGCGACTATTTCGTCTACGATATCGGCCGCTACTCGATCCTCATCACCCGCGCCGAGGACGGGCTGAAGGCCTATTGGAACAGCTGCCTGCATCGCGGCACCAAGCTGAAACCCTCCGGCACCAGCGGCTGGTCTCCCTCGATCCAGTGCCCGTTCCACGGCTGGGACTGGAACTTGGACGGATCGGTGCGGAATATCCCCTGCCGCTGGGACTTTCCGCACGTGCAGGACGAGGAGACGCGCCTGCCGCAGGTGAAGGTGGAGAGCTGGAACGGCTTCGTCTTCGTCAACATGGATCCGGATGCCGCGCCGCTGGCCGACTATCTGGAGATCGTGCCCGATCACTGGGCGAAGTGGGACATGACCGGATGGTATGTCCACACCCATGTGCAGAAGGAGCTGCCCGGCAACTGGAAGCTGAGCCAGGAGGCTTTCATGGAAGCCTATCACACGCCGATCGCCCATCCGGAGATGACGCATGTGGTGGGCGACCACAACATGCAGCACGATATCTTCAGCCGCCACGTGAGCCGCGACCTCTGCCCGATGGCGAGCCCGAGCCCCACCTCTACCCGCAACATGAGCCAGCAGGAGCTGCTCGATTCGATGCTGGTCGACCGCATCCGATCCGAGACAGCCGAGAAACTGGTGGTGCCGGAGGGCGGCACGGCGCGATCGGTGATGGCGGCGCAGCTGCGCCAATCGATGCGGGCCGATTACGGCCGCGACTATTCGGGCCATTCGGATCCGGAGATGATCGATTCGAT encodes:
- a CDS encoding Rieske (2Fe-2S) protein, coding for MSETFHRAIALADLPAGKPAAVELNGWPVLVAILPEGPRAVINRCSHAASDLASGRIRRGAIVCPLHGAMFKLDTGQCIAAPYQPLKTFAVRTADDWIEVEVPDEAPPANMLPVKPLKT
- a CDS encoding aromatic ring-hydroxylating oxygenase subunit alpha, which encodes MNAPLQAIDGRCPGPSYQDIMRHGGGAVSDVLARTSNPPQASADIPFERYTSQAFFDLEMRKMWRKVWQFACRLEQLPETGDYFVYDIGRYSILITRAEDGLKAYWNSCLHRGTKLKPSGTSGWSPSIQCPFHGWDWNLDGSVRNIPCRWDFPHVQDEETRLPQVKVESWNGFVFVNMDPDAAPLADYLEIVPDHWAKWDMTGWYVHTHVQKELPGNWKLSQEAFMEAYHTPIAHPEMTHVVGDHNMQHDIFSRHVSRDLCPMASPSPTSTRNMSQQELLDSMLVDRIRSETAEKLVVPEGGTARSVMAAQLRQSMRADYGRDYSGHSDPEMIDSIKYNIFPNLFLYASVALPLIQLFRPLGNDPDRCLFDQMVLRPMPADGSEPPVAEIVRLKEDEHFTSVDGMDPFLASVLDQDTDIMRWQREGMYTSEKGAQTLSRYQESRIRHVHDTLDGYLNA